The Apium graveolens cultivar Ventura chromosome 11, ASM990537v1, whole genome shotgun sequence genome has a window encoding:
- the LOC141698133 gene encoding protein MULTIPLE CHLOROPLAST DIVISION SITE 1 yields MACNLTLQLYPSYPRLISPYVIQLRRVEMGFDWCQLNCSNENQRAKKFVIRALSERDTDNQGKTIKSLKDKVFVDTRNAVVRLRESVSSVPHIFVTKRISTSYVAVGICVATMFLVIVMRVFKARNSRPSRPGSVADLVRRGQLRSDRRGISSTLKYEDPFNNPMVKISKTNSTVEMCGKVYRLAPVTLTREQQNVHIKRRSRAYQWKRPTIFLKEGDAVPPDVDPDTIRWIPANHPFATTVSDIDEDLAQTNVYQKHGVPFRIKAEHEALQRKLESLQNDQKFSKLTIDPGAAKIYERPFKSQFKSDDQVEEKLPNGPSRHNQSDHTHNSHGSGTNTEDIQHT; encoded by the exons ATGGCTTGCAATTTGACTCTTCAACTTTACCCTTCTTATCCG CGTCTAATTTCACCATATGTGATTCAACTAAGGAGGGTGGAGATGGGATTTGATTGGTGTCAGCTTAATTGTAGTAATGAGAATCAGAGAGCCAAAAAGTTTGTTATACGTGCTTTGAGTGAACGAGATACTGACAATCAGGGCAAGACTATTAAGTCGTTGAAAGATAAAGTGTTTGTTGATACCCGAAATGCTGTTGTCAGGTTACGAGAATCTGTTAGCTCTGTACCTCACATTTTCGTG ACAAAGAGGATATCTACTTCTTATGTCGCTGTTGGGATATGTGTTGCAACGATGTTTCTAGTCATTGTTATGCGAGTATTTAAGGCAAGGAATTCAAGGCCCAGTCGTCCTGGTTCTGTAGCTGATCTTGTTAGACGTGGCCAGCTGCGATCAGATAGAAGAGGCAT CTCAAGTACTCTCAAATATGAAGACCCGTTCAATAATCCAATGGTAAAGATTAGCAAAACTAATTCAACTGTTGAGATGTGCGGAAAGGTGTATCGTTTAGCACCAGTTACTCTTACCAGGGAGCAACAAAATGTTCATATAAAAAGGAGGTCACGAGCGTACCAGTGGAAAAGACCGACAATATTTCTCAAAGAAGGAGACGCAGTACCTCCTGATGTAGACCCTGATACAATTAGGTGGATTCCTGCAAACCACCCCTTTGCCACAACCGTCAGTGACATTGATGAAGATCTGGCACAGACCAATGTGTATCAGAAGCACGGTGTTCCATTTCGTATCAAAGCTGAGCATGAGGCACTGCAGAGAAAGCTAGAATCACTACAAAAT GACCAGAAATTCAGTAAATTAACAATCGATCCAGGAGCTGCAAAAATTTATGAGAGACCATTCAAGTCACAGTTTAAATCTGATGATCAGGTAGAAGAAAAACTCCCAAATGGTCCATCCAGGCATAACCAGTCAGATCATACACACAATTCTCATGGAAGCGGCACAAATACTGAGGATATACAGCATACTTGA